GCTGGATCGTCTACGGCGAGGTGATGGAGAACCTGGCGACGCTGAAGCGCGAGGGGAAGATCCGGGAGATCGGCATCTCGAACGCCAGCGTCGAGGAGATCGAGATCGCGCAGCAGGTGCTCGGGGAGGGCGGCCTGGTCAGCGTGCAGAACGAGTTCTCGCCGCGGCACCCGGGCAGCTACGACGAGCTGCGGTACTGCGAGCGGCACGGGATCGCGTTCCTGCCGTGGAGCCCGCTGGGCGGCACCGGCGGCGGCGGGCGGAACGTCGGGGACCGGTTCTCGGTGTTCCGCGAGATCGGCGAGACCCGGGAGGTCAGCCCGCAGCAGGTGGTGCTCGCGTGGGAGCTCGCGCTGAGCGAGGTGCTGGTCGCGATCCCCGGCGCGCGGCGGCCGGCGTCGATCACCGACTCCGCCGCGGCGGCCGACCTCGCGCTGACCGCGGACGAGGGCGAGCGCTGCTCGCGCGCGGTCGGGCTCGAGATCGGCTGACCGCGCGGCGGCGT
This region of Deinococcus radiopugnans ATCC 19172 genomic DNA includes:
- a CDS encoding aldo/keto reductase, yielding WIVYGEVMENLATLKREGKIREIGISNASVEEIEIAQQVLGEGGLVSVQNEFSPRHPGSYDELRYCERHGIAFLPWSPLGGTGGGGRNVGDRFSVFREIGETREVSPQQVVLAWELALSEVLVAIPGARRPASITDSAAAADLALTADEGERCSRAVGLEIG